In the Piscinibacter sp. XHJ-5 genome, one interval contains:
- a CDS encoding XdhC family protein — MDAVDVDVLSRCASWLALGREAALLTVVRTWGSSPRPAGAMMAIRDDGLVAGSVSGGCIEDDLIAKVRDAGIKAVAPGGKPCLVTYGVRAEEAHRFGLPCGGTLQLALEPLGSHSRIEELVQRLERRVLTLRTLHLDSGAVDLGDASCVDELHCDEQTLRSVLGARFRLLVIGAGQLSRYLCQIAVGLGFDVTVCDPRDEYAETFDPEGVQLVRCMPDDAVQAMALDERSAVIALTHDPKLDDLALMDALETPAFYVGALGSRANNASRRERLKTHFGMTDEQLARLRGPAGLYIGSRTPPEIALSILAEIVAAKNGVAMPRLLGVGEAKDAFAARPAENACFA; from the coding sequence ATGGATGCCGTCGATGTCGATGTGCTGAGTCGTTGCGCGTCATGGTTGGCGCTCGGTCGAGAGGCCGCGCTGCTCACGGTGGTGCGCACGTGGGGGTCTTCGCCCCGCCCGGCGGGCGCCATGATGGCGATCCGCGACGATGGGCTGGTGGCCGGTTCGGTGTCCGGCGGCTGCATCGAGGACGACCTGATCGCCAAGGTGCGCGACGCCGGCATCAAGGCTGTCGCGCCCGGCGGCAAGCCGTGCCTCGTCACTTACGGCGTGCGTGCAGAGGAGGCGCATCGCTTCGGCCTTCCGTGCGGCGGCACGCTGCAACTCGCGCTGGAGCCGCTCGGGTCCCACAGCCGCATCGAAGAGTTGGTGCAACGCCTCGAGCGTCGCGTTCTCACGCTGCGAACCCTCCATCTGGACAGCGGCGCCGTGGACCTAGGCGATGCATCGTGCGTCGACGAGCTGCACTGCGACGAGCAGACGCTGCGCAGCGTGCTGGGGGCGCGCTTTCGCCTTCTCGTCATCGGCGCGGGACAGCTGTCGCGCTACCTCTGTCAGATCGCCGTCGGCCTGGGCTTCGACGTGACGGTTTGCGATCCGCGCGACGAGTACGCCGAGACCTTCGACCCCGAAGGGGTGCAACTGGTGCGCTGCATGCCGGACGACGCCGTGCAGGCGATGGCGCTGGACGAACGCTCTGCGGTGATCGCCCTGACGCACGATCCCAAGCTGGACGACCTCGCGCTGATGGACGCACTGGAAACACCGGCGTTCTACGTGGGGGCGCTGGGCTCGCGGGCGAACAACGCCAGCCGGCGCGAGCGCCTGAAGACCCATTTCGGCATGACGGACGAGCAGCTCGCACGCTTGCGCGGTCCGGCCGGCTTGTACATCGGCAGCCGCACGCCGCCGGAGATCGCGTTGTCCATCCTGGCCGAGATCGTCGCAGCGAAGAACGGTGTGGCCATGCCGCGGCTGCTCGGGGTCGGGGAAGCGAAGGACGCATTCGCCGCGCGCCCCGCCGAGAATGCCTGCTTCGCATGA
- a CDS encoding GlxA family transcriptional regulator gives MKTVAVVLFPGFEILDLAITTVFELANGELGRPAYRQVRLSEDGGPVASSSGATVDSRRFRIDDIDTVLVMGSITAPSATPAMQRFLQRAQRSSSRIASICTGAFLLAQAGVLDGRRATTHWAVTQELQNRHPQIKVLPDHIFVKDGNVWSSAGMTACIDLGLALVEEDHGVDLARAIAKKMVVYHRRTSGQSQFSALLELDPKSDRIQKALTHVRANLRDRLSVEDLAEVAHLSARQFSRMFKAATGQAPAHAVEKLRVEAARNLIDAGELPLAVVAKETGFGDPDRMRRAFVRTLGQPPQTIRRVARQQAA, from the coding sequence ATGAAGACCGTCGCCGTGGTGCTTTTCCCGGGGTTCGAGATCCTCGATCTCGCGATCACCACGGTGTTCGAGCTGGCCAATGGAGAGCTGGGCCGGCCGGCCTATCGGCAGGTGCGCCTGTCGGAAGACGGCGGGCCCGTGGCGAGTTCGTCCGGCGCCACGGTGGACTCGCGGAGATTCCGCATCGATGACATCGACACGGTGCTGGTGATGGGCTCCATCACGGCACCGAGCGCCACGCCGGCGATGCAACGGTTTCTGCAGCGGGCACAACGCTCGAGCAGCCGCATCGCCAGCATCTGCACCGGCGCGTTCCTGCTCGCACAGGCCGGCGTGCTCGACGGCCGGCGCGCGACGACCCATTGGGCCGTCACGCAGGAGTTGCAGAACCGCCATCCGCAGATCAAGGTGCTGCCGGACCACATCTTCGTGAAGGACGGCAACGTCTGGTCGTCAGCCGGCATGACGGCCTGCATCGACCTCGGGCTGGCGCTGGTGGAGGAGGACCACGGCGTCGACCTGGCGCGCGCGATCGCGAAGAAGATGGTGGTCTACCACCGGCGCACGAGCGGGCAGTCGCAGTTCTCGGCGCTGCTCGAGCTGGATCCGAAGTCCGATCGCATCCAGAAGGCGCTGACCCATGTCCGCGCCAACCTCCGGGACCGACTGTCGGTGGAGGACCTGGCCGAGGTGGCGCACCTCAGTGCGCGGCAGTTCAGCCGGATGTTCAAGGCCGCGACCGGACAGGCACCGGCGCACGCGGTGGAAAAACTGCGCGTCGAAGCCGCGCGCAACCTGATCGATGCCGGCGAGTTGCCGCTGGCCGTCGTCGCCAAGGAGACGGGCTTCGGCGATCCGGACCGCATGCGCCGTGCGTTCGTGCGCACGCTGGGCCAGCCGCCTCAGACGATCCGCCGCGTGGCGCGCCAGCAGGCCGCCTAG
- a CDS encoding SDR family oxidoreductase, producing MTAKADKGTALITGASGGIGAIYADRLAGRGHDLVLVARNEERLAEQAQRIRSETGRAVRTLRADLSDRSDLAKVETFLRNEPGVSMLVNNAGFGAVTPLLATDVDKMEEMIDVNVTALTRLTYAAVPGFVARGRGAIINIASIVAIGPEILNGVYGASKAYVLALTQSLQHELADKGIRVQTVLPGATATEFWDVAGMSHAHLPQGWVMDAHTMVDAALAGFDQGEVVTIPPLQDGEDWTRYEASRRELSQRFSHAQPGARYLG from the coding sequence ATGACTGCAAAGGCAGACAAGGGAACCGCACTGATCACCGGCGCGTCGGGCGGGATCGGTGCCATCTACGCCGACCGGCTGGCCGGGCGTGGCCACGACCTGGTGCTGGTGGCGCGCAACGAGGAGCGGCTCGCTGAGCAAGCGCAGCGCATCCGCAGCGAAACGGGGCGTGCGGTGCGTACGCTGCGCGCCGACCTGAGCGACCGGTCCGACCTGGCCAAGGTGGAGACCTTTTTGCGCAACGAGCCGGGCGTGTCCATGCTCGTCAACAACGCAGGCTTCGGCGCCGTGACGCCGCTGCTCGCCACCGACGTCGACAAGATGGAAGAAATGATCGACGTCAACGTGACGGCGCTGACGCGGCTGACCTATGCGGCGGTGCCCGGCTTCGTTGCCCGCGGCCGCGGCGCGATCATCAACATCGCATCGATCGTCGCCATCGGGCCCGAGATCCTCAACGGTGTGTATGGCGCCAGCAAGGCCTATGTGCTGGCTCTCACCCAGTCGCTGCAGCACGAGCTCGCCGACAAGGGCATCCGGGTGCAGACGGTGCTGCCGGGCGCAACGGCCACCGAGTTCTGGGACGTGGCGGGCATGTCGCACGCGCACTTGCCGCAAGGCTGGGTCATGGACGCGCACACCATGGTCGATGCGGCGCTCGCCGGATTCGACCAGGGTGAAGTCGTGACCATCCCGCCGCTGCAGGACGGCGAGGACTGGACCCGGTACGAGGCAAGCCGCCGCGAGCTGTCGCAGCGCTTTTCGCACGCGCAGCCTGGCGCCCGTTATCTGGGGTGA
- a CDS encoding gamma-glutamylcyclotransferase, translating to MAHRMTADDRTHDLHALTRQRLSAGTWLDALRAAPPAGMKIRSDDELDASLSDALRHHDPAADVHVFGYGSLMWNPAMEHTQVHKARVRGWHRRFCLRLFIGRGSPKQPGVMMALDRGGACHGLLFRIPARHARDELHLLWRREMAFGGYDARWVAASVDGRVVRALTFVANRRQGRYAAFAADEVAHFIRTGAGSLGTCRGYFEATLRKLDSLGIRDAGIERVRLALLRADARDAVASPVSSA from the coding sequence ATGGCGCACCGCATGACCGCAGACGACAGAACCCACGACCTTCACGCGCTGACCCGGCAAAGGCTGAGCGCCGGCACCTGGCTGGACGCACTGCGGGCCGCTCCGCCGGCGGGCATGAAGATACGCAGCGACGACGAGCTCGACGCGTCTCTGAGCGACGCTCTAAGACATCATGACCCGGCCGCAGACGTCCATGTGTTCGGCTACGGATCGTTGATGTGGAACCCGGCGATGGAGCACACGCAGGTCCACAAGGCCCGCGTGCGGGGCTGGCATCGCCGGTTCTGCTTGCGCTTGTTCATCGGCAGAGGGTCGCCGAAGCAGCCGGGCGTGATGATGGCGCTGGACCGGGGCGGTGCCTGCCACGGTCTGCTGTTCCGCATCCCGGCTCGCCATGCGCGTGACGAGCTGCACTTGCTGTGGCGGCGCGAAATGGCCTTCGGCGGATACGACGCCCGATGGGTTGCGGCGTCGGTCGATGGACGCGTCGTCCGGGCGCTGACCTTCGTGGCCAATCGCAGGCAGGGCCGGTACGCAGCATTCGCCGCGGACGAGGTGGCGCACTTCATCCGAACGGGCGCGGGCAGCCTCGGCACGTGCCGGGGTTACTTCGAGGCGACCTTGCGCAAGCTCGACAGCCTCGGCATCAGGGATGCCGGCATCGAGCGTGTCCGGCTGGCTCTGCTGCGGGCCGATGCCCGCGACGCCGTGGCGTCGCCGGTCAGCTCCGCCTGA
- a CDS encoding LysR family transcriptional regulator codes for MDLIAAMNTFVRVVEAGNFTKAADSLDLPNATVTRLIQGLEQHLEVRLLQRTTRTLTVTPEGATYYERVVRLLTELADIESSAKQSLTTPSGRIRVEAPATIGTMVLLPAMGDFYRAYPGVEVDLGTSNRKSDLIAEGVDCAIRAGNIVEESLVARRIGEFRFTTCASPQFLATHGAPATPDELKTRTTIGMLSSHTGRAHPFRFSNDSGEVQVPPSNRLLLNDTNAYLAAGLTGLGIIQAPAYAVHAALESGRLVAVLEDWQTPTIPVHVIYPPNRFLSAKVRVFIDWVVDLFERHPHLRRS; via the coding sequence ATGGACCTCATCGCCGCGATGAACACCTTCGTCCGTGTGGTCGAAGCCGGCAACTTCACCAAGGCAGCAGACAGCCTCGATCTGCCGAACGCCACGGTGACGCGGCTGATCCAGGGGCTGGAGCAGCATCTGGAAGTCCGCCTGCTGCAGAGAACGACACGCACGCTCACCGTGACGCCCGAAGGAGCGACGTATTACGAGAGGGTGGTGAGGCTGCTGACGGAGCTGGCCGACATCGAGTCGTCGGCGAAACAGTCGCTGACGACGCCCTCGGGGCGCATACGCGTCGAGGCACCGGCGACCATCGGCACCATGGTGCTGCTGCCTGCGATGGGCGACTTCTACCGGGCCTATCCCGGGGTCGAGGTCGACCTGGGAACGAGCAACCGCAAATCCGACCTGATCGCCGAGGGCGTCGACTGCGCCATACGCGCCGGCAATATCGTCGAGGAGTCCCTGGTCGCTCGGCGCATCGGCGAGTTTCGCTTCACCACCTGCGCCAGCCCGCAATTCCTGGCCACCCACGGCGCACCGGCAACGCCGGACGAACTGAAGACGCGGACCACCATCGGGATGCTGTCCAGCCACACCGGCCGGGCGCACCCGTTCCGGTTTTCGAACGACTCGGGCGAGGTGCAAGTCCCGCCGTCCAACCGACTCTTGCTGAACGACACCAACGCCTACCTGGCGGCAGGCCTGACCGGCCTGGGCATCATCCAGGCGCCCGCATACGCCGTGCACGCCGCGTTGGAATCAGGCCGGCTGGTTGCGGTGCTCGAAGACTGGCAAACCCCGACCATCCCGGTTCACGTCATCTACCCGCCGAACCGCTTCCTCAGCGCCAAGGTCCGGGTGTTCATCGACTGGGTCGTCGACCTCTTCGAAAGACATCCCCACCTCAGGCGGAGCTGA
- a CDS encoding MFS transporter, whose protein sequence is MSAVPIAAFPVKRLSHAQALWLKGSILITFLAASSAPSPLYAIYREAWGFSALTLTLVFSSYAFALLAALLVFGALSDHRGRRDVLLAALGLELVAVLVFRGAESVHWLLAARVVQGVATGIASSALSAGLLDLHRERGAVVNSVAPMVGLGVGALGASLLAQFAPAPTQLVFELLLVAFALQVAAALYLPETVERRAGAWRSLRPSLAIPLKARTTMWQVLPVNTAQWALGGLYFSLGPTLARLVTHNHSPLMGGALIGLLSFGSAAAILMVRNRPARWALAVGAAALAIGVGVTVAGVQFESAAAFFVGSLIAGLGFGAGLNAAVRSLVPLAAPHERAGLMSSYFVLSYLAFSVPAIVAGLFTGQYGLRTTALGYGLVVMAMAVAALVMMAKRDNA, encoded by the coding sequence ATGTCTGCCGTGCCCATCGCTGCCTTTCCCGTGAAGCGCCTGAGCCACGCTCAAGCGCTTTGGCTCAAGGGGTCGATCCTCATCACCTTTCTCGCCGCCTCGAGCGCGCCGTCGCCGCTGTACGCGATCTATCGCGAGGCCTGGGGCTTTTCGGCACTGACGCTCACGCTGGTGTTCTCGAGCTACGCCTTCGCGTTGCTGGCCGCACTGCTCGTCTTCGGCGCGCTTTCCGACCATCGGGGCCGGCGCGACGTGCTGCTCGCCGCGCTGGGTCTCGAGCTGGTGGCGGTGCTCGTCTTCCGGGGTGCCGAGTCGGTCCATTGGCTGCTGGCTGCTCGCGTCGTGCAGGGCGTGGCGACGGGGATCGCGTCGAGCGCGCTGAGCGCCGGACTGCTCGACCTGCATCGCGAGCGCGGCGCGGTGGTCAACAGCGTTGCGCCGATGGTCGGCCTGGGTGTCGGCGCACTGGGTGCCAGCCTGCTCGCGCAGTTCGCACCGGCGCCGACGCAGCTGGTGTTCGAGCTTCTGCTCGTCGCCTTCGCGCTGCAGGTGGCGGCGGCGCTGTACTTGCCCGAGACTGTCGAGCGGCGGGCCGGTGCATGGCGTTCGCTCAGGCCCAGCCTGGCGATTCCCCTCAAGGCCCGCACGACCATGTGGCAGGTGCTGCCGGTCAACACCGCGCAGTGGGCGCTCGGCGGCCTGTACTTCTCGCTCGGCCCGACGCTCGCCCGCCTCGTCACGCACAACCATTCGCCGCTGATGGGCGGCGCATTGATCGGCTTGCTGTCCTTCGGCAGCGCGGCGGCCATCCTGATGGTGCGCAACCGCCCTGCTCGCTGGGCACTCGCGGTCGGCGCCGCGGCCCTGGCGATCGGCGTCGGCGTGACGGTGGCGGGTGTGCAATTCGAGTCGGCCGCGGCCTTCTTCGTCGGCAGCCTCATCGCCGGCCTCGGCTTCGGCGCCGGCCTCAACGCCGCGGTGCGCAGCCTGGTTCCGCTGGCCGCTCCTCACGAGCGCGCGGGGCTGATGTCGAGCTACTTCGTGCTGAGTTACCTCGCCTTCAGCGTTCCGGCCATCGTTGCCGGCCTGTTCACGGGCCAGTACGGCTTGCGGACGACGGCGCTCGGCTACGGCCTCGTCGTGATGGCGATGGCGGTGGCCGCGCTGGTGATGATGGCGAAGCGCGACAACGCTTGA
- a CDS encoding glycosyl hydrolase, with translation MNNKKNKDRRRLLATAFAAVAAASLTACGGGGGAPSAPSPPSPSSPPPSGGGGHSKSSKRGIAYDLATAPDLAALAPGVSWWYGWGLQPNAGAPSDHAARFGMDFIPMLWRDFDDAQALAFLQAHPDVHYLLLLNEPNLTDQANLTPMQAAQLWPRYEAIAATTGVQLVGPAITWGTMPGFADPVVWLDAFYAAYRAVNGNRDPRIDCLAFHWYDYGLKEQLDRLTKYGKPFWVTEFANWHNGDGNAQIDTVDKQMAQMTEMVALCESRADVLRYAWFTGRWTQGGDPHHTSLLAANGELTALGRHYMGLPF, from the coding sequence GTGAACAACAAGAAGAACAAGGATCGGCGGCGCCTGCTTGCCACGGCTTTCGCCGCTGTGGCCGCGGCCAGCCTCACGGCGTGCGGCGGAGGCGGCGGGGCGCCGTCGGCCCCATCGCCGCCATCACCATCATCACCACCACCCTCGGGTGGCGGCGGCCACAGCAAGAGTTCGAAACGCGGCATCGCCTACGACCTCGCCACTGCACCGGACCTGGCCGCGCTCGCGCCCGGTGTCAGCTGGTGGTACGGCTGGGGTCTGCAGCCGAACGCGGGCGCACCGTCCGACCACGCTGCGCGCTTCGGCATGGACTTCATCCCCATGCTGTGGCGCGACTTCGACGACGCGCAGGCGCTTGCCTTCCTGCAGGCGCATCCGGATGTCCACTATTTGCTGCTGCTGAACGAGCCGAACCTGACCGACCAGGCCAACCTGACGCCGATGCAGGCCGCGCAGCTGTGGCCGCGCTATGAGGCGATCGCCGCGACGACCGGCGTGCAGCTCGTCGGCCCTGCGATCACCTGGGGCACGATGCCGGGCTTCGCCGATCCGGTGGTGTGGCTCGATGCCTTCTACGCCGCCTACCGCGCGGTCAACGGCAACCGCGATCCGCGGATCGATTGCCTCGCCTTCCACTGGTACGACTACGGCCTGAAGGAGCAGCTCGATCGCCTGACGAAATACGGCAAGCCGTTCTGGGTCACCGAATTCGCCAACTGGCACAACGGCGACGGCAACGCGCAGATCGACACGGTGGACAAGCAGATGGCGCAGATGACCGAGATGGTCGCGCTTTGCGAGTCGCGCGCCGACGTTCTCCGCTACGCATGGTTCACCGGACGCTGGACGCAAGGGGGCGATCCGCACCACACGAGCCTGCTCGCTGCGAATGGGGAGCTCACGGCACTCGGGAGGCACTACATGGGGCTG